In Armatimonadota bacterium, one DNA window encodes the following:
- the rimO gene encoding 30S ribosomal protein S12 methylthiotransferase RimO, whose translation MAKVSLVSLGCPKNLVDSEGALGEVAQAGHEIIIDQGRADVIMVNTCGFIESAREESIEAILDALEYKDSGVCKAVIVMGCLSQRYASELAAQMPEVDAFLGVSHAGKIVETIERALAGKKLVDESEPTSQWCEHTPRVQSTPPWTAYLKVSDGCDNRCAYCAIPDIRGSFRSRPEQYIIEEANRLAQNGVKEVVLVGQDLTQYGADMGKPNSLPGLLEQLNNVDGLHWVRLLYCYPTKVTPELIETIASCEKVVKYMDMPLQHGDDGILRAMNRRGSVEQYLKVIDQLRERIPDMALRSTFIAGFPGETDEAFESLIEFVKRIQFDRVGVFAYSREEGTPAYSMKPRVGRKVAAARVKRLMELQQDISFEKNHSFIGKKLEVLIEGRTDEGAFGRSYRDAPEIDGLVYIRGGSAQPGEFINVEITEASEYDLVGLEK comes from the coding sequence TTGGCAAAAGTAAGTTTAGTAAGTCTCGGCTGCCCTAAGAATCTGGTAGATTCTGAGGGAGCGCTTGGGGAGGTTGCCCAGGCAGGGCATGAAATAATAATCGATCAGGGCCGCGCGGACGTGATAATGGTCAATACCTGCGGCTTTATCGAGAGCGCTCGCGAGGAGTCTATTGAGGCGATCCTGGATGCGTTGGAGTATAAAGATTCGGGTGTCTGCAAGGCCGTCATAGTGATGGGCTGCCTTTCGCAGAGATACGCGTCGGAGCTTGCCGCACAGATGCCGGAGGTCGACGCGTTTCTCGGGGTAAGCCATGCGGGAAAGATTGTCGAGACAATAGAGAGAGCGCTTGCAGGCAAAAAGCTGGTGGATGAGTCCGAGCCGACGAGCCAGTGGTGCGAGCATACGCCAAGGGTGCAGTCGACCCCGCCGTGGACGGCATATCTTAAAGTTTCGGACGGCTGCGACAACCGCTGCGCATACTGCGCCATCCCGGATATACGGGGTAGTTTTCGCAGCAGGCCGGAGCAGTATATAATAGAAGAAGCAAACAGGCTGGCGCAAAACGGCGTTAAGGAAGTCGTGCTCGTCGGCCAGGATTTAACGCAGTATGGCGCAGATATGGGCAAACCCAACTCTCTGCCCGGTCTGCTTGAACAATTAAATAATGTGGACGGCCTGCACTGGGTGCGCCTGCTCTACTGTTACCCGACCAAGGTGACGCCTGAGCTGATCGAGACAATTGCGTCGTGCGAAAAGGTGGTCAAATATATGGACATGCCTCTCCAGCATGGCGACGACGGCATCCTTCGCGCGATGAACCGCAGGGGCAGCGTCGAGCAGTATCTGAAAGTAATCGACCAATTACGGGAAAGAATTCCCGATATGGCTCTGCGGAGCACATTTATAGCCGGATTCCCCGGCGAGACCGACGAGGCCTTCGAGAGTCTGATAGAGTTTGTAAAAAGAATTCAGTTCGACAGAGTGGGTGTCTTTGCTTACTCGCGCGAAGAGGGCACTCCTGCCTACTCGATGAAGCCTAGGGTGGGCCGGAAAGTGGCGGCTGCCCGGGTCAAGCGTCTGATGGAGCTGCAGCAGGACATATCATTTGAAAAGAACCACTCATTTATCGGCAAGAAGCTGGAAGTCCTGATCGAAGGCAGGACGGACGAGGGAGCCTTCGGACGAAGTTACCGTGATGCGCCCGAGATCGACGGCCTGGTATATATTCGCGGCGGGTCCGCTCAGCCGGGCGAGTTTATAAACGTAGAGATAACTGAAGCAAGTGAATATGACCTTGTTGGGTTGGAAAAATGA
- a CDS encoding helix-turn-helix transcriptional regulator gives MSIDQINEEIRSAPSRASYQVAKTIGRLTDCIYDIMQEQGLNNSQLAQKLGRSRAWVGKMLSGDHNMTIKTAVTVFHELGHTLDFAVSPKPEYDLTRINERIMVAGQEYEEMLGKDEYLTAA, from the coding sequence ATGAGTATAGATCAGATCAATGAAGAGATCAGAAGTGCGCCGTCCCGTGCCAGTTATCAAGTGGCAAAGACCATCGGCAGACTGACCGACTGCATATATGATATTATGCAGGAGCAAGGGCTAAACAACTCTCAGTTGGCTCAGAAGCTGGGAAGGTCTCGCGCTTGGGTAGGAAAAATGCTGAGCGGGGATCATAATATGACTATCAAAACAGCCGTGACTGTATTTCATGAGTTGGGGCACACTTTAGACTTTGCTGTTAGTCCCAAGCCCGAATACGATCTCACTAGAATCAATGAGAGAATAATGGTCGCAGGTCAAGAATACGAGGAAATGCTTGGAAAAGATGAATACCTCACAGCAGCATAA
- a CDS encoding nucleotidyltransferase family protein, whose protein sequence is MISDKEIEARRDDILRAAAAHGASNVRIFGSVAKGEAGPESDVDVLVDLEPDRSLFDLGGLLIDLQEILGRRVDVVTEGSLHWYIRDRVLQEAVAL, encoded by the coding sequence ATGATTTCTGATAAAGAGATAGAAGCCAGACGTGATGATATTCTGCGGGCTGCAGCAGCGCACGGAGCCAGCAATGTTCGCATATTCGGTTCGGTTGCAAAAGGTGAAGCCGGGCCTGAGAGTGACGTTGACGTGCTTGTTGACCTAGAGCCAGACAGGAGCCTTTTCGACCTGGGCGGCCTGCTTATCGACTTGCAAGAGATCCTAGGTCGCAGGGTAGATGTCGTGACTGAGGGTTCTCTTCACTGGTACATTCGTGACCGTGTCTTGCAAGAGGCCGTAGCCTTATGA
- a CDS encoding RNA methyltransferase has translation MLDAKLDYLQMYKISGQKDPIIKLLRELVGEDGRRRHALFFAEGEELVRRAFDYGGRVESVIFADKYSATPDSQALIERAAAAGVDSYQCTEGLLAKILDAKPTPECLAIVERRVVGLTDVFAGERPLVQMVENCENADNLGMLLRSTDAAGISGVILAADTTDPFSRRVVRGSRGAVFTVPLCVHHNSEKIIEHAHERGLQVIGTSANTDTPYTSVDFTKPTVIVVGNEHTGISDTVRRMADAVVRIPMMGKINSLNIAVAASVVMYEAVRQRNSAQ, from the coding sequence ATGCTTGATGCAAAGCTAGACTACCTACAAATGTATAAGATATCAGGACAAAAAGACCCCATCATAAAACTGCTGCGCGAACTGGTCGGCGAGGATGGACGCAGGCGCCATGCCCTCTTCTTTGCAGAGGGGGAGGAACTGGTCAGACGGGCTTTTGACTATGGCGGGCGAGTCGAATCCGTAATATTCGCCGATAAATACTCGGCAACCCCCGACTCTCAAGCTCTGATCGAGAGAGCGGCTGCAGCCGGTGTGGATTCGTATCAGTGCACTGAGGGTCTGCTGGCGAAAATTCTCGACGCAAAGCCCACACCCGAGTGTCTTGCAATCGTTGAGAGAAGGGTGGTCGGGCTGACGGATGTGTTTGCAGGCGAGCGCCCGCTGGTCCAGATGGTAGAAAACTGCGAGAATGCCGACAACCTGGGCATGCTGCTTCGCTCGACAGATGCTGCAGGCATAAGCGGAGTCATTCTTGCAGCCGATACTACCGACCCCTTCAGCCGCCGGGTGGTTCGCGGTTCCAGGGGGGCGGTTTTTACCGTGCCGCTTTGTGTTCATCACAACTCAGAAAAGATTATTGAGCATGCCCATGAGCGCGGGCTACAGGTGATCGGGACCTCGGCGAATACGGATACGCCGTATACGTCTGTCGATTTTACAAAGCCCACGGTGATAGTGGTAGGTAATGAGCATACCGGCATATCCGATACGGTCCGCCGGATGGCTGATGCAGTGGTGCGAATTCCTATGATGGGCAAGATCAATTCGCTCAATATTGCAGTCGCGGCGAGCGTTGTGATGTATGAGGCTGTGAGGCAGAGAAATTCAGCGCAATAG
- a CDS encoding site-specific DNA-methyltransferase, whose translation MEQWLIKLYEQPKFVIECSDNLEFMRFVANESMKLIVTSPPYNIGKAYEKKKSLDNYLASQARVISECVRIMHPQGSICWQVGNHIASNGEVVPLDIILYPLFKNHGLVLRNRIIWHFEHGLHCSKRLSGRYETILWFTKGDDYTFNLDPIRVPSKYPSKKYFKGPNAGKLSCNPLGKNPGDVWIIPNVKANHVEKTIHPCQFPVELIERLVLSMTNEGDAIFDPYMGVGSSIVAAVMHNRVGYGCDNVQEYVDIAKQRVDDLLEGTLRTRPMGKPIYDPNLPGGGQI comes from the coding sequence ATGGAGCAGTGGCTTATAAAACTCTACGAACAGCCTAAGTTCGTTATTGAGTGTTCAGATAACCTTGAGTTTATGCGATTCGTAGCAAACGAGAGCATGAAACTTATCGTTACTTCTCCACCTTACAATATTGGTAAAGCATATGAGAAAAAGAAGAGTTTAGACAATTATCTTGCCTCACAAGCACGGGTAATATCAGAATGTGTACGGATTATGCATCCCCAAGGTTCAATCTGTTGGCAAGTAGGAAACCATATTGCCTCAAATGGTGAAGTTGTTCCTTTAGATATTATTCTTTACCCGCTGTTCAAGAATCACGGTCTCGTTCTCAGGAATAGAATTATCTGGCATTTTGAACATGGGCTACATTGTTCTAAGAGATTGTCTGGTCGCTATGAAACAATACTCTGGTTTACCAAAGGTGATGATTATACATTCAACCTAGATCCTATAAGAGTTCCATCAAAATATCCAAGCAAAAAATATTTCAAGGGACCTAATGCCGGTAAATTGTCGTGTAATCCACTTGGTAAAAATCCTGGAGATGTATGGATAATCCCAAATGTTAAGGCTAATCATGTGGAGAAAACAATCCACCCTTGTCAATTTCCTGTTGAGCTCATTGAACGCTTAGTCTTGTCCATGACTAATGAAGGCGATGCAATATTTGATCCATATATGGGCGTTGGTTCATCTATCGTTGCAGCAGTGATGCATAATAGAGTTGGGTATGGCTGTGATAACGTGCAAGAATATGTGGATATAGCCAAGCAACGTGTGGACGACTTATTAGAAGGAACACTCCGGACGCGCCCGATGGGAAAACCCATTTATGATCCGAATTTACCGGGTGGTGGTCAAATATGA
- a CDS encoding DUF86 domain-containing protein, with protein MKDDRLYLIHISECISRIEDYVSGGRDEFLGSPLIQDAVIRNLQTMAESTQRLSDRLKLRYTEIDWRRISGFRNVIVHDYLGIDIPYVWQIIEKELPSLKHTIKTMLDEN; from the coding sequence ATGAAAGACGATCGGCTGTATCTGATTCACATCAGTGAGTGCATAAGCCGCATAGAAGATTATGTGTCGGGTGGGCGAGATGAGTTTTTGGGTTCACCCCTCATACAAGATGCTGTTATTCGTAATCTTCAGACTATGGCTGAGTCCACCCAGCGGTTGTCCGACAGATTGAAATTGAGATACACTGAAATTGACTGGAGACGGATATCCGGGTTTCGCAACGTAATAGTGCATGATTATCTCGGAATAGACATACCCTATGTGTGGCAGATCATTGAGAAAGAACTGCCCTCTCTCAAGCATACTATCAAGACTATGCTTGACGAGAATTAG
- the dmpI gene encoding 4-oxalocrotonate tautomerase DmpI, with product MPVITFNGKALTKEQKAQLAQEFTETAAKVTGIRKEAFVVLIREYDRENIGVGGVLLADKQ from the coding sequence ATGCCCGTAATCACATTTAATGGTAAGGCCCTAACAAAAGAGCAAAAGGCTCAATTAGCCCAGGAGTTTACCGAAACCGCCGCAAAGGTGACCGGTATCCGCAAAGAGGCGTTTGTGGTGCTGATCCGCGAATATGATCGTGAGAATATCGGCGTAGGCGGAGTTCTTCTGGCGGATAAACAGTAG
- a CDS encoding BglII/BstYI family type II restriction endonuclease — protein sequence MRIVEMYSHLNGYEHILVHKPNIWSELETVITSIECESCRTKVSKERTMAGKLLYSPVDMNRCFAKALNSFQWLESRTSYWVTSDQQLIRKTMGLNADEQRQAIINAGGKPIFSYNQTDFVKDRIAVEVQFGKYAFVAYDLFVKHMAFFVGDLIDVGIEILPMKELQSEMSSGVAYYEGELYNLIRQGRGVPAVPLVMLGIAQ from the coding sequence ATGAGAATCGTAGAAATGTATTCGCACCTAAATGGCTATGAGCATATATTGGTGCATAAACCCAACATTTGGTCTGAACTAGAAACGGTGATCACTTCTATCGAATGCGAGTCTTGCCGTACAAAAGTATCAAAAGAACGCACAATGGCAGGCAAGTTACTCTACAGTCCTGTTGATATGAATCGTTGTTTCGCAAAGGCTTTGAACAGCTTTCAATGGCTTGAATCTCGAACTTCATATTGGGTAACCTCAGATCAGCAGTTGATCAGAAAAACGATGGGGCTTAATGCGGATGAGCAAAGGCAAGCCATTATCAATGCAGGCGGTAAGCCAATTTTCTCGTATAATCAAACTGATTTCGTTAAAGACAGGATCGCTGTAGAGGTGCAGTTTGGTAAATATGCTTTTGTAGCGTATGATCTTTTCGTCAAGCACATGGCATTCTTTGTTGGCGATTTAATAGATGTAGGAATCGAAATATTGCCAATGAAAGAGCTTCAATCTGAAATGTCGTCTGGCGTTGCATACTATGAAGGTGAGCTATATAACCTTATCCGACAAGGACGTGGTGTTCCTGCTGTACCTCTCGTTATGCTAGGCATTGCACAATAG